The DNA window AAGCGGTGCAGCCACATGTTGCTCCAGGCAACAAAAGCAACCAGGTCCCGCTTCTCGACGCCCTCGGGAAGCCTCACCAGGCATAAGTTTGCCCTTCTCAtttcatcttctctttcttagtttttacatttcaacatGGCAACTTCTTTCTCAAGTGTTGCAATGGTGGCTGTGGCACTTAGCGCTGACCCTTTGTTGAATCTCCTCGATTTGTTCTTCCAATGTTGTCATGGAGATTTAAATGTTCATTAGTTGACTTTGCACATGGCCAATTTTAGAGTCAATGTGTCGGTGCCATTATCttgttttatgaaaaaaaaacaagataatgaCTCTTTCTCCTTTAGTTCGGCATGATCATGAggactttcttttttctaaGCTTAATTCTTATATTTTGCTCAGCATtgcaaattgtttattttaaaaagacaagcCTAAACACGATGACTCACTCAGCAGCAGCCATCCTGAAGCACCTccagtcagatggctgagaggaatactgCTGCGCTACTTTAGTGGGAGAAGACTGTGGGAATATGAGGCAAATGttcaaaaattaagatttctcactaaaacacatgctggttggtggatcagatacatgccgaattaaacacagactcataacactgttaaatCACCATCTATCACGTGTGAGTGTGAGACAGTATTTGAGTTTTTTCGGCTGTTACCAAAGTAACTAACCGGTTTGTGCTGGAGAGACAGTATATGCGCAGATGGtaagaaacaggttttttgacagcaaggtttcttttgtttatttcaatgaTTACAACacggatttgttgttcacaatgtagcattatcagggaacAATGTTGCGTGTTCCCTGGACTCatcaacagtgagtttactgcgtccttttgGATTTTAACATCATAGACGAAGGACgcatacctagcaacatcactgcctTCATATGATCTGCTGTGCTGTGCCAAATTAGACCCATCAACGTATCTTTTCCCGCAGATAATGCAAATCTACGGCTTTTTACCAGCGTGGGCTCTTTTAATGTGCACGTTCAAGCCACCACTCTGTCTAAAAGATCTCTTGCATGTTTTACAAGTatatggcttctcacctgtgtggattgTCATGTGTGTTTTCAATGCTGAAGTGTCACAGAATCTTTTCCCGCAGGTCTTGCAAATGTACGGCTTCTCACCAGTGTGGGCTCTTCTCATGTGGACTATCAAGTGACCACTCTGTCTAAAAGATCTCCTGCATGTTTTACAAGTatatggcttctcacctgtgtggattgTCATGTGTATTTTCAATGCTGAACTGTCGCAGAATCTTTTCCTGCAGGTCTTGCAAAAGTGCGGCTTCTCACTTGTGTGTTCTCTTCTCATGTGGACTTTTAACTGACAGCTAAATCTGAAATCTTTCCCACATGTTTCGCAAGTGTATggtttctcacctgtgtggattcttATATGTGTTTTCCACGCTGACATGTCACGGAATCTTTTCCCACAGGTCTTACAAAGgtacggcttctcacctgtgtgttcTCTTCTCATGTGGACTTTCAAGTGACCGCTAACTCTGAATTCTTTCCCACATGTTTCACAAGTATATggtttctcacctgtgtggattgTCATGTGTGTTTTCAATGCTGAAATGTCAAAGAATCTTTTCCCGCAGGTCTTGCAAAGGTgcggcttctcacctgtgtgggttctTCTCACGTGGACTTTTAAGTGACTACTAACTCTAAAATCTTTCCCACATGTTTTGCAACaatatggcttctcacctgtgtggattcttATGTGACTTCtcaattttgacatttcactgaATCTTTTCCCGCAGGTCTTGCAAAGgtacggcttctcacctgtgtgggttctCATGTGGACTTTCAAGTTACTGCTACTTTTTAAATCTTTCCCACATGTTTTGCAAGAATATGGCTTCTCATCCGTGTGGATTCTTATATGAGCGGTCAAATCTGATGTCTGACTGAATCTTTTTCCACAGCTGCTGCAAGAATATGGCTTCTCAGCTGTGTGGGTTCTCATGTGTGCCTGCAGTTTTGACTTGTACTTAAAATCTTTTCCACATGCgtcacattttaaagactttttaccTGCGTGAGGATTACGGTGAATCTCTGACATGGTAGACTTGTGTACATTGTTACTGTGGCTTCTGCGTTTGCGATCTGGATTCTTTTGTTTTGGCTCTGCATCTCTAGTTGATCCTGAGTCTTCATGCTTGCCTCCTTTCTGATCTTGGCTCTCAGCTACATGACAGTCGTGAGAGACGAGCTGGTGGTCACTTGCACCGGTTCTGGTTCACTGCGGTCACTTTCCTCGTAAGCAGGAGTCAACATAAAGGTATCAGTCTCCTGCTTCAGtacaagctgctctccctcctgcctGCTACagagttcctcctgttcctctttaatctGTGGAGGCTCTGGGTCCTCTTGGTCCAGACTGGAGTTCCTCTCCTGAATACAGAGCTGCTGGTCAGCGagaacctcctcctccttacaGACATGTTGCTGTGGGAGCTCTGGAGGGACAGAGAACAACAGGAATAGGACACTACTGTGATGGTAAaggaaaatcagaatcagaaatactttattgatccccgaggggaaactcttttgttagagcagctcactgtcacgtcagtgcacacaggaatagaagtactagcaaaaaatataatacactataatacaggtcagaaaataaattaagtaccaagtgggtttaccggttgatgataataatatggtataaggtaatggtgcatgaactgtcaagttaagtgtagcttatttaaggttataatgagacggaggatattgcacagcagtaatagagggatgagtaatatcaatatcaataaatcaatagggaattttaaactaaaatattgcacaggagtattacacagaatattgcacaattatgtcaagtagaTGATGCAGATGTTTGACATGCGAGGAAATGAGTAcctgtatatatttaaacaatttGAATTACATATATCAATCGAAATCCTCTGTTTTATGTTACTAAAATAATGACGTTTTACACACCTATCCTGTGTAACTTTATTTCGGGTTTCCAAACGATATCCAGCAGTCTGCGCTGACGGCAGATCTCTTCCTCGTACTCGACGATAGTTTTTCTAAAAACTCCGAATATTTCTTCGGCAGCAGCAGTTAGTCGCTCGATGATGAACTCTCTCAAACACTCAACTGAAGACATTGTTGCTTAGttacaaatgaaataattaGCGGCGATGCGAATACAATAACACCTTCCAGCGAATTCAAAACATGCAGCTAACGCTAGCGCTTGTATTGTTTACTTCCGCTGGATGTCACACATTTAAGTTCCGACAGTGGAAGCGCGGGAGCTTTAAGTTCCGCTTTCAACTGCCGGCATTTTATTCAaaacttgtgtttattttcagtatatGTACATCTACCTCGCTTTATGTCAAGGTAATTTGGTGCTCTTTTCTGAACTACTATCTCAACTCCTTCTTCTTTTATGTTTATTGGCGGTTGGTATGCCCCCTCGTGGTAGCAACTTCCGGTTATGGTGCCTTCCGGACACATACAtactcaatcacacacacacacacacacacacacacacacacacacacacacacagcctataTACAGTACttatgatcacacacacatacgtactaatcacacacatatatacatactcaagcacaaacataaatacattctgacacacacacacacacaacatgtatTCTCACattcatatacatacatactgaaATGCACTCATATACTCATACTCATACAGACATATTctcatgtgtatgtatgtatgtgtttatgtatatacacagtatactgtatatatttatgcatgcctgtatgtatgtacatgcatgtatatactgtatgtatgtacagtaattaatatatatatatatatatatatatatatatatatatatatatatatatatatatatatatatatatatatatatacatatatatatatatacatatatatatatatatatatatatatatatgtatgagagtgtgtatgtatgtgcaagTGCTTTGTATcggtatatactgtataatgtgtaAGTGAAGTATTACATTTTGGCCTAGGCGGCCAATTCTACATCCATTTACGGCGGACTGTGGGAGTGGAAATGAGGCTTGTGGATGTTCGCCCAGTTCCACAAAGATTAAGATTTATAAAACAGAGCAAGGTATACGGGTATGCAGGTATGCAGCTTTATAAATGTGATGAAAAGAATGCATCTGCAAAtgagttttatgcatctggccACAggtgagtgaatattggacattaGAGGGCAGAAATACAATTCCAGTGCAATTCTAATGTTGCTGAGAATTGTTTGCTGACCAACAAGTCAGCGGtatgtttctgttgagtttgtTTTGGAATTATTCTGCCGCCCCTTTGATATAAAAGATCTTTGTCATACTCATGCTCTACCTCATAGGCcgcacttttttattttcttgctgtTGTAAATGATAAAGATGGCGACAATCTTCAAAACCTCCCTTCAAAAACCCAAGGGTGGCGTCACAGATGTCACGTCCATGTCATTATTAAAGTCAAGTGACGCGTGATTTCTGGAAATTGCAGAGCATTTATAGTTTACAATTGAATCTGAGGCTACTCTTTcaaatgactttattttttaaccCCTCTGACAATAATGGGACAATAATTACAAAATCAAATGGTGAAGCAAAGCTTTGTGCAAACccaaacaactttattttaaagtcCATAAAGATCCAAATAAGGCtctgttttttggggggaacaGGTATAATATGTTGCACAAGACATCTAAAATATACTAAGTTGGAATAATGGCACAGCAATGAAAATCTTGACTATTTCATTCAGTGTAAAACAAGGTGATGGAAGAGATACCGATACAGAATAAATATATGATATTGTTACAGAGTATTTCTGACTTCTAACTTTCTCAATCTAAATAGCAACTTCAGGAAAATGTAAGAGGAAAATCAGGATCCAAGCGgtttaaaataaatctattcTCATCGAATACAGACATACAGTGCCGTGCAGTAAAAGCGAATTTTTCAGACAAGCTACGTTAGACATATTCCTTAGATGTCCTCTGACAGATGACAGCTGCCTGAATCATTATAAACTGATCAGTGAAACAGGATGCTGCATTCAaggcaacataaaaatgttactgTGCAATGccttttggtgcaaaacaaaacTCAGTAATGGAACGGATATCTATCAAAGATCAAAAGAAAGTGCTAAGTTTCTAGTGGTCAGAGGGACTGGAAACACTGCTGTATAAATGAGCACAGAGATACGTATCCTCCACCCACACAACAGCAGTACATCATGCAGGTTATGCATCTCAGTGAATGTGAAATCAGTAACTGAGTGTTGTGATACTTTCAGCTTGTCTCTGCCATTTTTAACTCGTGCTGTGTGGTCCTCGTGTTCACCTTAAGTGTAAccttccagtgtgtgtgtcggATCATGACTTGGCTTACTGGACCTGCGGTGCTGTTGTtggtgactttgtgtgtgtcgtCCGCCCAGGAGAGAGGTTAGTAAACAACTTTACACgttctttgttttcttgatACAAGATGCAGCCTAGAGTAGAGCTACATGTGAAGATTACTTTGCTGCAGTATATATTTGCTGCGCACTGTCCCTGCCAAATAAACatgacaataaataagaaacaaatgcaTATTGAAGGATGTATCTTAGGTTGAAAACGTTTCTGTAAACTTCATGAAATATTTGCAGACAAAAGCCTCAGTGTAGCAGCATATACTTCTATGCTTTCCATGTAAGGATCCACATTAACTTCAtccatacatttacagtaacctGTTGCgcttttaattgatttaataaGTAACAAAACAAGGAGAGAGCATAAAATATTAGAGAAAACATAAAGATGCAACAATCAGAAGTGACTCAatttgctgctgtaaatacttgCTGGTTTCTGGGGAAAATCCTCTGCAGGACAAAAAGTGATGCACAAGTTTCCAGTTTGAgtgaaaaaagaacaagagCTGGGTCACCAAACACTCAAACTGCATCAGCAACATTTTAAAGGAAGAAGACACAACAGTCCAGCCCACCTTGTTAGATTAATAGGTGATCTCTAAGAAGTCCAGTGTCCACTGCAGAGAACACAGTGCAACATAAGGCaaacttattttaaaaactaaaaacagaatCTGTCCTATTGCCTCTTTTAATAGCTCTTGTCTACTTTAGCTCACACAACTCAGCAGTGTCTCCAACCCAGTAAACCCAAAATCCAGCATAGAGCGGCTGAGTGAATGTGGTCTGGACTTTGTGAAGGAGAGTCATGGTTTCAGAGAtgctgtagaaggacagagttCCTGCCTTGTGATCCAGGTACACTCCTACTCTGGAGGACTGAGGGCCTGAGAGTAAAGTTCTGATATTGTTATGTCTGAAATAATAAGTAATGTCGAAACATCCTAACGCCCAAGACTTGTCATTGTTTCCAAAACCACTTTCACTCCCTGTTCTGCTGATGTCCTTGTATGCAACAGCTACTGAAACTCCCCCACTGCTTCTctccacctcccagtaacacCGTCCAGTCAGACTCTCTCTACTGAGGACCTGAAGCCAGTCAGTGAATCTGTCTGGGTGACTAGAATATAATTGCTTTTCTCTCCTTACTGTTGCTTTTCTGTCCCCTTCAGATAACGACAGCCAGGCGTTAATTGTGTTGGGATTCAGTGTGATTTGACGGGTGTATTGTAAGAATTCATCTCTGGTCTTGGGCTCTGGTTGTGGCAGTAAAACATCTACATCAATGACTTTTAGTGAGATCTTCGCCCATTCCTCATTGAGAATATCCTGTAGTTTATCTTGGGCCTCTGATACAGCCTCTATCACATCTTCAAAGTATCGCAGAGGCTGGATCTTTAAGCTGGGTGAGTCTGTAGATTCACTGAGATGTGACAGCACAGGGTAATTAAGTAGGAAATGGATGTGATCAGTGTGCGAGACCTCCTCCAGCTCCGCATCCTTCCTCCTCAGTTCAGCgatctcctcctccagcttctCCTCAAGCTCTTTGGCCCGACTAACTTCGATTTTATGCTGGGATCTGATTAGTTCCTTCACAGCAGAGCTTCTTTTCTCCATGAGACGGATCAGCTCAATGAAGATCTTCTCGCTGTCCTCTACTGCTTTATCAGCAGAGCGATTGAtcgcctccacctcctgctgaagcaccttcacatctttctctctgtcctggaTTCTCTGCTGGATTTTTTGCCGACTCATCCCAAGCTGCCTCTGCTTCTCGTTCCTTTCTACTGTAGCTGAGACTGTGTCGTGGCCTTTATGTCCATCCATGGTGCACAAAATACATATGGTCTGCTGATCAGTACGGCAGAAAATCTTCATCATCTCATCATGATGAGAGCAAAATTTCTCCTGCAGATTTTTGGAGGGTTCAATCAgcttgtgtttttcaaaggCAGGGGATTCATAGTGAggctgaaggtggagctcacAATAAGAGACCCGGCACACCACACAGGACTTGAGGGCTTTCAGCTTTCTCCTAGTGCAGAAATCACAGGCAACATCTCCAGGTGTGGCATAGTAGTGATCAGCTAGAGCAGCTTGAAGTCTTGTCTTCTTTAGCGCTTCCACTAAATCAGCAAACATGGCACTTTTCACCAGGACAGGCCTCTGTGTGAAGGTCTGTTTGCAGTGAGGGCAGCTGTAGATTTTCTTTGGATCCTCTTCATCCCAGCGGCTTTTAAGACAGCTCATGCAGTAGCTGTGCCCACAGGGAATTGTCACCGGATCCTTCAGGAGATCCAGACAGATAGAACAGCAGAGTTTTTCCTGGTCTAGCTGCAGCGCCATTTCACTTCACAATAAATGTGAAagtaaaacacaatgtgaataTTAAATAGACTCCCCGAGAAGGAAGTGGGAGTGGTGGTCAGGTTTCGCAACATTCCAGTAAGAGGAGCGGTTTCAGAGACCTGCCGTGTATTTAGTCCTTGTTTACTCAATGGTTTACAATGGAGCCTCAGAGAAAGTTGATAGAAAGCAGATTCACTTAGGAAACACTGTTCAGCTCAGTTTTCAGTTGGCAAATAAGGTTCTCCCGTTGGGTGCAGCAGGTCTCAGATATTGTTAGGCGTCCATTgtttcactcttttctttttgtagttttttgatACCTAAGCAGCTCTGTTATGCGTGTAGTTAGAAAAAGTTGATGAAATAAAGGAGGAAGGAAATATAATCCCAATTTACATGATAATAATCAGACTGATTTGCCAATTTgatttcactttattatttaGTCTGACATGGTATTCACATTAGCTGTTTTCTGTGTAGGATGGGGGCAAATGGCAACCTGACAATGATGAAGACTTTCTATATAGTttctgctcctggccaagaaaaaAATCGGGCACAAAACCGCAACTTGTGTGTCTTTCTACGTTTTCTTTGTACATATACTGGATGTGAGAGTGATAcaaatcctctcatctaactctcggcaagaaagtaatcaaatgtatttcccaaaatgttagtTAGTAAATCAATGAGTTTATGTGACCAAAGTGGAAACTGCCTAATAACTTTTggtttttctttcacattgtttccTTTTGTGCTCCAGTTGAGGTTCGTTAccaacagaaaaacatcactACTGCCAGAGGCTCATCGGTCAAACTATCCTGCGAGGCATATTATGACTTCGAGCACTGCGGTCTGCTGCATGTTGTATGGTGTCATAAAAATGTTGAGCTGACTAACCCCAGCAAGTACTTCACTACAGTAAACGAGACAGTCTCTAATGACAACTTTAGACTCAGACATGTCGTGACAGAGATTCTCAACCTGACAGAGGACCACAATGAATTTCAATGCAAGGCTAAATGTAACAGTGGAGAAACAGCAATGGGACATTTCATCCAGATCACTGTCAAAGGTATTGCCGTCATCAAGGAGGAAAATTATATTAACTCATTACATTAACATGAAATGTtgtattcatggtccccagagtcCTGAATCCTACCCACTTTCTTTATCGTGGCTTCTCACTTCATTCTTTCAGCGATTTATCAGTTAAATGCAAAACAGCCATTTTATGCTGTACATGCACACTGATGCCTTGTTCTGCTCTATGTCCTCTTGCAGGTTGATCAACTGACTGAGTTGGCTCTGTTCACAAAGGATTAAAATGTTCCAACAAGTTTAAGTGCACCAGGCTATATTTTCCAAAAGCATCTTGAGACAAACCTCatctttgttctgttttaagTGAATGAAATCAGTTGAACAACGATGAAGTTTCACAAAGGTTTATTCCAaagcaacattttgttttgtctttttgatgtTTCGCCATCTATTGTAACTGCTTTAGTGGCCTTTGCTCAGCAGATTAAAGATCTACAATATGACTCTGTCCCAATATTTAAAGACATTACATTAAGGGTGGGCAATATGATGATGATTGTTATTATTGCAAAACAATATACATTTGTCAACCATCAGAGATGTTTTGGTATGTATTAGGTTGTATTGTGTTGTGGATATTGGGTTTTTGTAAGATTTTTGCATAAATGCAATGAAGTACTTTCGTTGTTAAGTTTCTAATTTGCTGgattagcaaaaaaaaacaaactgtgttcCTGTGTCTGGGTATCTTATCCATTTACAATATCTCCTTTGATTTTCCCGAAAATGTATTATATCACATACAGgtatagtatagtacagtacaggTACATACAGGATTTTATTCACATTACCCACCCCTAATTTACATTGGGACAAAGACAGCATTGCCAAAATAATCAGTTTCTGTGCCCAAAGTCaaaataatgtcattaaaaTTTGGAAATTTTCATGGCACTGAACTAGAGATTGTCAAGATTGTTTTGGGAAACAAAGCCCTGCACACATTTCTAAAGTGAAGGCTGAAAAACCAAGGAACCCAGTCTGACAACTTCTGCAACAAAGATTcaactgaacaaacaaaacCGTCAAGTATCACAAGCATAATAGCTGATTGTGTCAAGGTGTGAAACGCCACTGACACTATCAACATCTAAACTTTGTGTCAAGGCTGCAAATTGTTAGTAGCACTGTAAGCAGTCTGCCctctgtcacagtctgtcttgttctctccaGTCACTCctcttcactctgcactccctcacctgagtattaattcccagcacctgtcacccatcgcacacctgcacgtaatcagccactccactcacctatataacccagctcctcactacagtcagtgtctggtctcgtTAATGCCACAGGACAGAACGCTAGTTCCCCTGACTTTGTTAACGCCTTGGACTCTATCTACCTGTACGGATAATACCACATACCCCCAGTACCCAGTATCTCTTCTCCGGTTCCTACGTGCTCCTGTCCTCAGAGTCATTCTCTTCGGCTCCAGTCTCCGTGAGTCTCCAGGCCTCCGTGAGTTCTTCTCTCCAGCTCTGGGTCCCTTGTGTCTCTCTTCAGCCGTgagtgtttctccagtctcctaACCCGTGTGGATCTTCTCCTTTGTGCTCCGCCACCTCCA is part of the Siniperca chuatsi isolate FFG_IHB_CAS linkage group LG9, ASM2008510v1, whole genome shotgun sequence genome and encodes:
- the LOC122882267 gene encoding E3 ubiquitin/ISG15 ligase TRIM25-like — protein: MALQLDQEKLCCSICLDLLKDPVTIPCGHSYCMSCLKSRWDEEDPKKIYSCPHCKQTFTQRPVLVKSAMFADLVEALKKTRLQAALADHYYATPGDVACDFCTRRKLKALKSCVVCRVSYCELHLQPHYESPAFEKHKLIEPSKNLQEKFCSHHDEMMKIFCRTDQQTICILCTMDGHKGHDTVSATVERNEKQRQLGMSRQKIQQRIQDREKDVKVLQQEVEAINRSADKAVEDSEKIFIELIRLMEKRSSAVKELIRSQHKIEVSRAKELEEKLEEEIAELRRKDAELEEVSHTDHIHFLLNYPVLSHLSESTDSPSLKIQPLRYFEDVIEAVSEAQDKLQDILNEEWAKISLKVIDVDVLLPQPEPKTRDEFLQYTRQITLNPNTINAWLSLSEGDRKATVRREKQLYSSHPDRFTDWLQVLSRESLTGRCYWEVERSSGGVSVAVAYKDISRTGSESGFGNNDKSWALGCFDITYYFRHNNIRTLLSGPQSSRVGVYLDHKAGTLSFYSISETMTLLHKVQTTFTQPLYAGFWVYWVGDTAELCELK
- the LOC122882272 gene encoding zinc finger protein 229-like — protein: MSEIHRNPHAGKKSLKCDACGKDFKYKSKLQAHMRTHTAEKPYSCSSCGKRFSQTSDLTAHIRIHTDEKPYSCKTCGKDLKSSSNLKVHMRTHTGEKPYLCKTCGKRFSEMSKLRSHIRIHTGEKPYCCKTCGKDFRVSSHLKVHVRRTHTGEKPHLCKTCGKRFFDISALKTHMTIHTGEKPYTCETCGKEFRVSGHLKVHMRREHTGEKPYLCKTCGKRFRDMSAWKTHIRIHTGEKPYTCETCGKDFRFSCQLKVHMRREHTSEKPHFCKTCRKRFCDSSALKIHMTIHTGEKPYTCKTCRRSFRQSGHLIVHMRRAHTGEKPYICKTCGKRFCDTSALKTHMTIHTGEKPYTCKTCKRSFRQSGGLNVHIKRAHAGKKP